One Pangasianodon hypophthalmus isolate fPanHyp1 chromosome 7, fPanHyp1.pri, whole genome shotgun sequence genomic window, ACCTCTGCCACCATTGGAGAGTCCTAAAATAAGGATCCGGAGTAAGAGTCCTATGCCTTGTGGAAATTCCGCCTAGTACTTTAGGGAGGAGGATAAAGATGCAGGTCTGAACTTGATCACTGTGTTGTAATTGTAAACGCCGTTACTCCCTACACATTTTACTAGGCTGGATTACAGTGAAGATTCTTGTATATGGATGTGCTAAATTCACTCGAGTCCTGGGGTGAGGAGGAACTTTACTCTATCTATAAAACCCGCTCTTTAATACGAGCCTCCATAACCCCCCCTGCCTCCGTAACCACTACCACCGCCGCCGCCACCTCGGGAGTAAGGAGCGCTGTTTCTGCCCGAGTAATTACCTTTCATGGGGCCGTAGCCCGAGGCCTGCTGGCCGTAGCCGCTGCCAAAGTCATTGTAGCCGTTGCCACCGCCGTAGCCTCCCATTTGGTCCCCGTAGCCGCCCCCATACCCGCTACTGTAGCCACCTCCGTAGCCGCCACCATACCCGCCGTCGTTTCCTCCGCCGTAGCCGCCGCTGTAGCCACCTCCGTAGCCTCCTCCATAACCACCGCCTCTTCCGCCGCCGTAGCCATTTTGAGGTCTTCCCATGCCgcgtcctcctcctcttcctccgcGAACGCCACCGCCACGACCCCCGGCGCTCTGCATCTCCTGCTTGGTCAGGGCTTTCTTCACCTCCACTTTGTGGCcgttaatgttgtgaaacttgAGCACTACAGCCTTATCGGCTGCGTCGTTGTCCTCGAAGTACACGAAGCCGAAGCCGCGCTTCTTGCCGGTCTCTTTGTCTGTGATCACCTCGGCTTTCTCGACGGCACCGAACTGCGAAAAGCAGTCGACGAGATGCTGGTCCTCGATGTCGTCTTTAAGACCGCCGACAAAGATTTTCTTGACCTTTGCGAGGGCTTCTGGCTTTCCGGCGTCTTCCCGAGCCACTGCTCTTTTCAGCTCCACGTTGTTGCCGTCCAGCACATGAGGCCTAGCGGCCATGGCGGCGTCCGCTTCCTCTGGCGTGGAGTAGGTCACGAAGCCGAAGCAGCGCGAGCGCTTCAGCTGCTGATTTTGCACCACCACACAGTCGGTCAGAGCTCCGAACTGTTCAAAATGCTTGCGAAGGCCTTCATCTGTGGTCTGGACGTTGAGTCCACCGACAAAAAGCTTGCAAAGCTGGCTCTCCATTTCCACGAGGCTTCTAGGTGTGCGTGAGCAGATAATCTAAAATGGCGGTCTGTAGCCCGGAATAAATGGCGGCGGTCTTGTGGGCGGAGCGACTAGTGATGATGTCACCGATTGCGCAAACCTGCCATAATTCATCAGCGCCCGCGCACAGATTAATATTCTAAACAGAAATATTAGTGTGTTCAAGTTATAGTGTTTATAAATGCTGTGAAGTAAAAAGACActaatgtactgtaatatacGAAGAAGTATATAAAAACTAAAAGTGTTAGATCCGGGAAAACACTTTAAATGCCATAATTCCAGTGGTTTCAGAAGCGCGCGGTTAGGTTTGAGAAAATGGCGGACGCGCGTGCATGCAGTGCTGCTGTACAGCGTGTCGCCATAACCGAGTTCTCCGAGCAAAAACTCGACTTTTTGTTACTCTATATAAAGCGTTGCAGAAACATTGTCAGTTATTTTTACTGCGTTGCCATAAAACAAGTGAAGCTGAAAGCTGTTGCACTGAGGTGAATTTAGATCTCGGGTGGCTGTAAAGCCTGGGCAAAGTCTAGGCACTATTGTTTAGTCCTACTGAGCTCTAGATCTTACCATGATCATTTAGTTTTCATCCAGATTTATGAGAAAACACCACggttaaataatcaaataatcttAGCTGTGACTGTAAATAGAATCATTCTACTAACCTTTTATGTGTTTTGCAAGTGTAGATTGAAATAGTTCATTCTAACAAAGGAAAAGCTGGAAGGAATTAATATTTGGGGTGTTTGTGTCATTgcgatgtttgttttttttaaatgtatgtacacttgtttttccaaataaaatatatattttagaaatcAAGCCTTGCATTCACTGTGAGCTTTTCTTTGTGGTTTTTAAGTAGGAGATTAAGATGTACAGTAAAACAGTTCATCCTAACAGAAGCCATGGAGACTGAATATACGCAGATTAATCGGAATAGATGTATaactcttttttgttttctatacTGTAATGCTTTCCAAATAAAATCAAGATGATCCTGTATATCTTCTAAAGCATTTCACCTTTTCTATTTGTTCTCCTTTTAGGATTGAATATGGCAGAATTGAGTGAAACGCTGCTGTTCTGAGGAACAGTTGGTAGAGAAGTGGGGGGTTTGCTGGAAGACAAAGGGACAGAAAGCAGAGCCTGATTGCTGAAGAAGGTTTCATTGGGGGTGCGAACATCTGGCAGCGTTCGTGtggtgcgcatgcgcagtacaCATTACGACCATTACATCAAAAAATGGCGGCGGCCGTTGAGAATGTTGTTAAAGTGTGAGTTGATTTACAGGttatttttctacattaaaaCGACTAGTGGTTGGTTATCTGTTGCTCAGAATCGAACAAGTTTGCTCTTAAATAATCAGAACGAAGTGGTGTGTTAGTGAAAGAGAATCGAGTTAACTCAGTTTGTCGATTTAAAACAGTGGCTTGCTAACCGTTTCCATTCATtgttttccaagaaaaaaatattagctTATTAGCTGTATAGTTACTAGCCATTGTTCCTGCACATACCGTATTTACCCATTATGAGTTAGAAACCATTCTAAACACATTTTACTCGCTGCATGaagtttttgtgtaatttgctTGTGTTGAACGCTTTCTTGTTTGAGTAAAGGAGACCTAGCTGTAGCTATTGTTTGTTAGTGGTGTGTTCAATCGAATAATCGGTTAATTGGCGCCAAACTGCGACATGCCAAAACAGCTAGATGCTATTTCATGCTCttcattctttctgtcttgCAATTTCTCAtgaacatttgtgtgttttgtgcgtTAGGATGGGAGAGCAGTATTACAAAGATGCCATGGAGCAGTGTCACAGCTACAATGCCCGGCTGTGTGCAGAGAGAAGCATCCTCATGCCTTTTCTCGACTCCCAGACTGGAGTAGCTCAGAGCAACTGCTACATCTGGATGGAGAAAAGGCACAGGAGTGCAGGTTTGATATGCTTTTCTTTATCCACATACCCCGCCATTTCAGTGATTGTCACTTGTTTTCTTATTGCGTACTTTGTCCTTGACAAGGCGTAGCACCAGGGCAGTTATACACGTACCCTGCCCGCCgctggaggaagaagagaagggCACATCCACCAGAGGACCCCGCTTTGGTTTTCCCCCCACTCAAAACAGGTAATCCATCTTAGCATTTTATCTTATTGAGAATTTTACAATGAGGCTGTTTTCCACCAACACCCATACTTTCTCTCTTAAAGCCGACCTTGAATTGGGATTGAAAAAAGATGGGTTAGGGCCTTTGGATGGAAGCAGCCTGGAGGCTTTGCTGAAAGGAGAACCCATGGATAAGAGAGCCGCTCCAGAGCTCAGGGGCCCAGAGGAAGACCAGAGTCTGGCAGACATCACAGGCACTGCCGGGGCTAGTAGCCACAGTGGATCCACACGTGTGAGAAAGGTATCTAGTTGATGTAACATCCACCACCATGCTAAGTTTGGTTCAGGGAACTGCTTATTCCCTTTTGAGGGTGGACTGTTCACTACACGTAAATTACGTGTACGTTTACATAGTGCGTTTAAGCGATCTGCTCTCTAGACCAGGCAGACAATAATGTGATGGAGTATAGCTTCTGGTCACATTACTTCCTATATCAAGTTTCACAGTGACAGGGAAGGGTATGTTTTGATGTGTAAGGGCAGCAGAATGCCTTCaagtaaaaatgtctttaaaaagcaAGTGATAACACCTGATAAATTTTGGAGTTGTTTTTGTATGAAACCAAGCAGCTTTGACTTTACCCAAACCGTTGATGAGTGTTGAGCAAAAAcggataaaataatgaaatcactGAGTAAGTAAACGTTAAAATGACAATTAAGGACCCCGTAGCCTTTTGCAAAGATTACTCATACAGCAGAAATATACAGCTGTAGAATGGATTCTCAGATGAGATCACTTTCACACAAACTTGCTTAGAATCAATCCTGGGTGTGGCCTCAAGCAAtcaggccaagtgtgaaaacaccctaaGACTGTTTCAGCGTAGTAGATAactgtttttacattttgaatgaTTGTGTTTTGCTAGAGTCtgttctttttcacttttcagaGAATCCTAGAACCAGAAGACTATCTGGATGACCTGGATGATGAAGATTTTGAGGAGGAGACCCCAAAAAGACGGAAAGGAAAATCTAAGGTAGCTGACAATGGACACACTGCAGCCTAACTGTGATTTGCTGATAGAATAAATTTGTCAgaaacagcaatggactgatgTTCTCTGTCTGTTAGGGTCGTGGAGTCGGAaatgggaagaaaaaaacagaagcagctgcagcagcttTGGAAGATCGTGATAAACCATATGCCTGTGATAGTAAGTTGCTTTCCTCTGGTgtgctgtatgtgtttgtgcatgctgagccctatttattttaacatgtatGCTTTGTGTCTAGTCTGTGGAAAACGCTATAAGAATAGACCAGGCTTGAGTTACCACTACACCCACTCTCACCTGGCTGAagaagagggagaggaaaaagaggaggCTGAGATCCACACTCCTGCACCACAGGAGGAAACCAAGAGTAAGTTCTATAAGTCATGTGATTTCAGTGCCCTCCTTGTCATGCAATGTCCATTACTTACAGTCATGCTGTAAGTAATGGACATTCTAGTCCTGCTGCAAATCTCTACTTAGTAGTTAAATAATGTGTACTATACTACATtggagtggacaaatcagtagcccaggaacttgggacaagcagatttcaagGATGACTGATGgtcaggaacacacacatatatggaACAACTGATGGAGCTGAGCACAATAAagttcagacaaaaaaaaaaaaaaaacgggtaACACTCCTGCTGCATGCAGTCACGATGCAGTTCAGTATGTCAACAGAGCAATGCTAGACGCTAACCAGACCCAAATAACATCTGAGACAGAGCACAGCTCATAGAGCAGTGGTGGCTGAGTGGGTAAGGCATTGGGCTACTGATTGAAAGGtcttgagttcaaatcccagcatcgACCCTCGTTGGACCACTGAACACTCGagtgctcagttgtatcctgtctcagttgtaattcactttggataaaagtgtcagccaaatgaggtGAATGTCCTAGTTGAAATGTTGGCCAACATCTTGCTGACTTCGTTATGGATGCACACAATTTACTACGTGACCATGTACTTGTTTGTTTCCCCTAGTctacattaatgcacttaactagcaaactaatgcattattaaattgttatctaccactttttagcctagtcagtttCTGGGCAAATATGGATCTGGTGAGCTCATTGAAGCTTTTATTTGCCCATTATTTGTCTAACTCTTGCAAAACTATACTATAATATCATTAGCTATTCCTGTTAATTTATACAAAgtgtattttaatacaaattgttaaataatacaCCCAATTTTTAACCAATGTCCACTTTGTCCTTAGCTCCTAAGAAAGGTCCCAATGGCTTGGCACCGCCAAATGATTACTGTGATTTCTGCC contains:
- the hnrnpa0a gene encoding heterogeneous nuclear ribonucleoprotein A0a, yielding MESQLCKLFVGGLNVQTTDEGLRKHFEQFGALTDCVVVQNQQLKRSRCFGFVTYSTPEEADAAMAARPHVLDGNNVELKRAVAREDAGKPEALAKVKKIFVGGLKDDIEDQHLVDCFSQFGAVEKAEVITDKETGKKRGFGFVYFEDNDAADKAVVLKFHNINGHKVEVKKALTKQEMQSAGGRGGGVRGGRGGGRGMGRPQNGYGGGRGGGYGGGYGGGYSGGYGGGNDGGYGGGYGGGYSSGYGGGYGDQMGGYGGGNGYNDFGSGYGQQASGYGPMKEMTKLMEFGNSSVLSPAG
- the dpf2l gene encoding D4, zinc and double PHD fingers family 2, like isoform X2 gives rise to the protein MGEQYYKDAMEQCHSYNARLCAERSILMPFLDSQTGVAQSNCYIWMEKRHRSAGVAPGQLYTYPARRWRKKRRAHPPEDPALVFPPLKTADLELGLKKDGLGPLDGSSLEALLKGEPMDKRAAPELRGPEEDQSLADITGTAGASSHSGSTRVRKRILEPEDYLDDLDDEDFEEETPKRRKGKSKGRGVGNGKKKTEAAAAALEDRDKPYACDICGKRYKNRPGLSYHYTHSHLAEEEGEEKEEAEIHTPAPQEETKTPKKGPNGLAPPNDYCDFCLGDSNMNQKTGQSEELVSCSDCGRSGHPSCLQFTAVMMAAVKTYRWQCIECKCCNVCGTSENDDQLLFCDDCDRGYHMYCLTPPMSDPPEGSWSCRLCLDLLKDKASIYQSQNPTVE
- the dpf2l gene encoding D4, zinc and double PHD fingers family 2, like isoform X1, yielding MAAAVENVVKVMGEQYYKDAMEQCHSYNARLCAERSILMPFLDSQTGVAQSNCYIWMEKRHRSAGVAPGQLYTYPARRWRKKRRAHPPEDPALVFPPLKTADLELGLKKDGLGPLDGSSLEALLKGEPMDKRAAPELRGPEEDQSLADITGTAGASSHSGSTRVRKRILEPEDYLDDLDDEDFEEETPKRRKGKSKGRGVGNGKKKTEAAAAALEDRDKPYACDICGKRYKNRPGLSYHYTHSHLAEEEGEEKEEAEIHTPAPQEETKTPKKGPNGLAPPNDYCDFCLGDSNMNQKTGQSEELVSCSDCGRSGHPSCLQFTAVMMAAVKTYRWQCIECKCCNVCGTSENDDQLLFCDDCDRGYHMYCLTPPMSDPPEGSWSCRLCLDLLKDKASIYQSQNPTVE